The following proteins are encoded in a genomic region of Bacteroidales bacterium:
- a CDS encoding restriction endonuclease encodes MTIPDFQSFFYPFLKLSSDKNEHSLKDVRDYMTDYFSLTEEDKSEKVPSGTQTKFDNRIYWTKSYFIKAKLIESTKRAHFKITERGLKFLEKYQENISIKDLKEIDEFREFSTGSKDDNHKKEKVESVEPILDDKTPLETLEDSYLFIQKQLANDLLEKVKTNTWQFFEDLVIELMVKMGYGGSKNLARKQIQRTNDEGIDGVINEDKLGLDVIYLQAKRWTKNNSIGRPEIQKFVGALHGKRAKKGVFITTGHFANNAYEYVRTIDPKVILIDGETLSNLMIEYSLGTTTIESYHIKKLDLDYFEE; translated from the coding sequence ATGACAATACCAGACTTTCAATCATTTTTTTATCCCTTTTTAAAGTTGAGTTCTGACAAGAATGAACATTCTTTAAAAGATGTCAGAGATTACATGACTGATTATTTTTCATTGACGGAAGAAGATAAATCTGAAAAAGTTCCAAGTGGAACACAGACAAAATTTGACAATAGAATTTATTGGACTAAAAGTTATTTTATTAAAGCAAAATTAATAGAATCAACTAAAAGAGCGCATTTCAAAATTACAGAAAGAGGATTAAAGTTTTTAGAGAAATATCAAGAGAATATTTCAATAAAAGATTTGAAAGAAATAGATGAGTTTAGAGAATTTAGCACTGGCTCAAAGGACGACAATCATAAAAAAGAAAAAGTTGAATCAGTTGAACCTATTTTGGACGATAAAACACCATTAGAAACTCTTGAAGATTCTTATTTGTTTATTCAGAAGCAGTTAGCAAATGATTTGTTAGAGAAAGTAAAAACAAACACATGGCAATTTTTTGAGGATTTAGTAATTGAACTAATGGTGAAAATGGGATATGGTGGTTCAAAAAATTTAGCAAGAAAACAAATCCAAAGAACAAATGATGAAGGAATTGATGGAGTAATAAATGAAGATAAATTAGGATTAGATGTAATTTATTTGCAAGCAAAACGGTGGACAAAAAATAATAGTATTGGTAGACCAGAAATTCAAAAGTTTGTTGGAGCACTTCATGGAAAAAGAGCCAAAAAAGGAGTTTTTATCACAACTGGACATTTTGCTAATAATGCCTATGAATATGTTAGGACAATTGACCCAAAAGTCATTTTAATTGACGGAGAAACACTTTCAAACTTGATGATTGAATATAGTCTGGGAACAACAACAATTGAATCATATCATATTAAGAAACTTGATTTAGATTACTTTGAAGAATAA
- a CDS encoding class I SAM-dependent methyltransferase — protein MKNYYSDLLNAIKMQKCYEIAPARVKQFLEAEIEFVLKKVDQTDTVLDLGCGYGRVSVELLKKVKKIVGIDISKENIELAKKITRINTNCEFYVMDAIDLKFSDNCFDTVICIQNGISAFKVNPLKLMKESIRVTRKGGTVLFSTYSKKFWKDRLEWFQIQSDQNLIGKIDYELTKNGVVICKDGFKAVTYSEQELYELASNFNVQTTIYEIDNSSIFCKMKVN, from the coding sequence ATGAAAAATTATTATTCTGATTTACTGAATGCAATCAAAATGCAAAAATGCTACGAAATTGCACCTGCCAGGGTAAAGCAGTTTCTTGAAGCAGAAATAGAATTTGTTTTGAAAAAAGTAGATCAAACAGATACAGTTTTAGATTTAGGATGTGGTTATGGCAGAGTATCGGTTGAATTGCTGAAAAAAGTAAAAAAAATTGTCGGAATTGATATTTCGAAAGAAAACATAGAATTGGCAAAAAAAATAACAAGAATTAATACGAATTGTGAATTCTACGTAATGGACGCAATTGATTTGAAATTTTCTGATAACTGTTTTGATACTGTTATTTGTATTCAGAATGGAATTTCTGCTTTCAAAGTCAATCCGTTAAAACTAATGAAAGAATCTATTCGTGTTACAAGAAAAGGTGGTACTGTTCTATTTTCAACATACTCGAAAAAATTTTGGAAAGACAGACTTGAATGGTTTCAAATTCAATCTGACCAGAATTTAATTGGAAAAATTGATTATGAATTAACTAAAAACGGAGTGGTAATATGTAAAGATGGTTTTAAAGCTGTAACATATTCTGAACAAGAACTTTATGAATTGGCATCAAATTTTAATGTTCAAACAACAATATATGAGATTGACAATTCAAGTATATTTTGTAAAATGAAAGTGAATTAA
- a CDS encoding type II toxin-antitoxin system RelE/ParE family toxin, giving the protein MHKKFEVILLEEVWEFLDDLNEKVKDKILYNIKKSRYLNDPKLLKKLDGEIWEFRTKFRRLHYRLFSFWDKTDISKTLIVSTHGIVKKTDKVPKRDIEKARLIMKRYFDQKKKK; this is encoded by the coding sequence ATGCATAAAAAATTTGAAGTAATTTTATTAGAGGAAGTATGGGAATTTTTGGATGATTTGAATGAAAAAGTAAAAGACAAAATACTTTATAATATTAAAAAATCCAGGTATTTGAATGACCCAAAATTGCTCAAAAAACTAGACGGAGAGATATGGGAATTTCGAACAAAATTTCGCAGACTTCATTACAGATTATTTTCATTTTGGGATAAAACGGATATTTCAAAAACCTTGATAGTGTCAACTCACGGAATTGTAAAAAAGACAGATAAAGTTCCAAAAAGAGACATTGAAAAAGCCAGACTTATTATGAAAAGATATTTTGACCAAAAAAAGAAAAAATAA
- a CDS encoding helix-turn-helix domain-containing protein, whose product MENSEKIKMYTLDQAIDKHIGEIGTKKRDKFEYELKMDILGEMIRKARKERHLTQTELGQLIGVQKSQISRIERNAKNVTLETILRVFRALKARVNFNVELLDGEINIA is encoded by the coding sequence ATGGAAAATTCAGAAAAAATAAAAATGTACACATTAGACCAAGCAATTGATAAACACATAGGGGAAATCGGCACAAAAAAGCGAGATAAATTTGAATATGAACTTAAAATGGACATTTTAGGTGAAATGATTAGAAAGGCAAGAAAAGAAAGGCACCTTACCCAGACGGAACTTGGTCAGCTAATAGGGGTACAGAAATCTCAAATTTCCAGAATTGAGAGAAATGCAAAAAATGTAACATTAGAAACAATTTTAAGAGTGTTTCGTGCACTGAAAGCGAGAGTTAATTTTAATGTTGAATTATTAGACGGAGAGATAAATATTGCATGA
- a CDS encoding epoxyqueuosine reductase: MITKDKIKEVAFNKGVDLFGVASVDRFKNAPKGFHPKDVYSKTETVIAFAIKLPTETLYADNPVPFTHVNTLAMQKMDLITYDISTELDKLGLKNILIPTDDPYLYWDNDKQEGRAILSLRHVGYLAGLGKLGRNNLLINKNYGNMIQIGALLTNEIFESDPFADYEVCPPNCRICLDNCPQNALTGETVIQKECRPVSNFKTERGFTIKKCFECRKKCPSVLGIK; encoded by the coding sequence ATGATTACAAAGGACAAAATAAAAGAAGTTGCATTTAATAAGGGGGTAGATTTATTTGGTGTTGCATCAGTAGACAGATTTAAGAATGCACCAAAAGGATTTCATCCTAAAGATGTCTATTCAAAAACTGAGACAGTTATTGCTTTTGCAATTAAATTGCCTACCGAGACCCTCTATGCAGATAATCCGGTACCTTTTACTCATGTGAATACACTTGCAATGCAGAAAATGGATTTAATAACTTATGACATTTCTACAGAACTTGACAAACTTGGACTAAAAAACATATTAATACCAACTGATGATCCTTACTTGTATTGGGATAATGATAAACAGGAAGGTCGTGCAATATTATCTCTCAGACACGTAGGGTATTTAGCCGGATTGGGAAAACTTGGACGAAATAATTTGCTGATTAATAAGAATTATGGTAACATGATTCAGATTGGAGCATTATTGACTAATGAAATATTTGAATCAGACCCGTTTGCAGACTATGAAGTATGTCCGCCAAATTGTAGGATATGTTTGGATAATTGTCCTCAAAATGCTTTAACCGGTGAGACTGTGATTCAAAAAGAGTGTAGGCCTGTTTCTAATTTTAAGACAGAAAGGGGGTTTACGATTAAAAAATGCTTTGAATGCAGAAAAAAATGTCCGAGTGTATTAGGGATAAAATAA
- a CDS encoding LytTR family DNA-binding domain-containing protein: MKLKCLIIDDEPLAHEVLEGYIAKVNQLEIAGHCYSAVEAVNFINQTKVDVLFLDINMPELSGIEMLETLSYSPKVILTTAYSEFALEGFEQGVVDYLMKPIRFSRFLKAVNRIITLPKGNADKDIVSNKVNFIEVKDGSLKTKIRYDDIQYIQAYGNYLKVFTKEKMYMISDTMKKYETILPNAVFIRIHKSYLINKNKIEKMLRNKIIINSKELPVGNSYKRVIELFL; the protein is encoded by the coding sequence ATGAAATTAAAATGTTTGATTATAGATGATGAACCTTTGGCTCATGAGGTGCTGGAAGGATACATTGCAAAGGTTAATCAACTCGAAATTGCCGGACATTGTTATTCTGCCGTAGAAGCTGTTAATTTTATTAATCAAACAAAAGTAGATGTGCTGTTTTTAGACATTAATATGCCTGAATTATCCGGCATAGAAATGCTCGAAACTTTATCATATTCTCCAAAAGTTATTTTAACAACCGCCTATTCTGAATTTGCTTTGGAAGGATTTGAGCAAGGAGTGGTTGATTATTTAATGAAACCAATTCGCTTTTCCAGATTTTTAAAAGCCGTGAACAGAATTATTACCCTGCCCAAAGGTAATGCTGACAAAGATATAGTAAGTAATAAGGTAAATTTTATAGAAGTAAAAGACGGATCCTTGAAAACAAAGATCCGATATGATGACATACAATACATTCAAGCATACGGAAACTACTTAAAAGTGTTTACAAAGGAAAAAATGTATATGATATCGGATACAATGAAAAAATATGAAACCATCCTTCCAAATGCTGTTTTCATAAGAATACACAAATCTTATTTGATAAACAAGAATAAAATTGAAAAAATGTTACGCAATAAAATAATTATCAATTCAAAAGAATTACCTGTCGGAAACAGTTATAAAAGAGTGATTGAATTGTTTCTTTAA
- a CDS encoding histidine kinase produces the protein MTIILKFLKKRYVQHSTAWILLFLFLLFLSDISEGETRISDIPELSGIVLLIITATYTHFYILKYLLKRRYVLYAFLTVATICIISAADVFVLQLMQNPGDLEAFIQDLANFSFIILLTTGMKFIKKGIVNQYQIRELKAKQLETEFSLLKAQVNPHFLFNTLNNMYALSLKKADKLSDMLLELSDLMRYQLESSKKTKVNLYDEINYLENYVNLERIRIQKFCNVEFNVSGSLIGKQIAPLLFIPFIENAFKYGISAGKKNYINILFKITETKIYFYVENNILVTKKPRLTTGTGIDNVKKRLNILYPNKYLLNINEQNNIFSVKLNIEF, from the coding sequence ATGACAATCATTTTAAAATTTCTGAAAAAAAGGTATGTTCAACATTCTACAGCTTGGATATTACTGTTTCTTTTTTTGCTTTTTTTATCCGACATCAGTGAAGGAGAAACAAGAATATCAGATATCCCGGAATTGTCAGGCATAGTTTTACTTATAATAACAGCAACATATACTCACTTTTATATTTTGAAATACTTATTGAAAAGACGCTATGTTTTATATGCTTTTCTTACAGTTGCTACAATTTGTATTATCAGTGCCGCAGATGTTTTTGTTTTACAATTGATGCAAAATCCGGGTGATTTGGAAGCATTTATTCAGGACTTAGCTAATTTTTCATTTATTATCTTGTTGACAACCGGTATGAAATTTATAAAAAAAGGCATTGTTAATCAATATCAAATTCGGGAATTAAAAGCTAAACAATTAGAAACAGAATTTAGTTTGTTAAAGGCTCAGGTAAATCCGCATTTTTTATTTAATACACTAAATAACATGTATGCTTTAAGCCTGAAAAAAGCTGATAAACTGTCTGATATGTTATTAGAACTTTCGGACCTTATGAGATACCAATTGGAAAGTTCGAAAAAAACAAAAGTAAACTTATACGATGAGATAAATTATTTAGAAAACTATGTAAATCTTGAACGCATTCGGATACAAAAATTTTGTAACGTTGAGTTTAATGTTTCCGGTTCGCTGATCGGAAAACAAATTGCACCCTTATTATTTATTCCGTTTATTGAAAACGCTTTTAAATACGGAATATCAGCGGGTAAAAAAAATTATATCAACATCCTTTTTAAGATAACTGAAACAAAAATTTATTTTTATGTTGAAAATAATATCCTTGTAACAAAGAAACCCCGTCTCACTACCGGAACAGGTATTGATAATGTAAAAAAACGATTAAACATTTTATATCCCAATAAATATTTATTGAATATAAATGAACAAAACAATATTTTCAGCGTTAAATTAAATATAGAGTTTTAA
- a CDS encoding erythromycin esterase family protein has translation MKHELFKQMNKKLLILCFLILSLSVFSQTSKDSWLEHNLHQVSIESSNQDFSDLQFLKDELADKKIVAVGEQTHEDGSTFEARSRLIQFLVQEMDFEVIIFESGMFDVKYGANLYKQTDSLKNLKKALLYDWRISKQHENLFSFFESQKKENKTLEFGGVDCKFTSKYRKKYISQLDSVLNFCKAGIQNNQYYLEYRNILEKFCNATGIKSALPKLSKKEKIKFTKGSVLVQNILKNAGHSYFQIVKSYDEGILLYSKLSILKLIFSKKTLIEVNNQRDVLMAENLNYLLENVYKDKKVILFGATYHYIRNNQEIIRIAKFPLHIEESIIMGHLMHTKYKKDIYTIGFTAYEGNYGSVKEGESGKPVEPAQTGSLEKKLADYGVNNGILLLNSGENKPDWWYQDISIRLFTYNSATACKDWSKVLDAVFFIRKMKPNNYK, from the coding sequence ATGAAACACGAACTCTTTAAACAAATGAACAAAAAATTATTAATACTTTGTTTCTTAATACTTTCTCTTTCTGTATTCTCTCAAACAAGTAAAGACAGTTGGTTAGAACATAATTTGCATCAGGTTTCTATTGAATCTTCAAATCAAGATTTTTCTGATTTACAATTCCTTAAAGACGAATTAGCTGATAAAAAAATTGTTGCTGTTGGCGAGCAAACTCATGAAGACGGCAGCACTTTTGAGGCAAGAAGTCGTTTAATTCAATTTTTAGTTCAAGAAATGGACTTTGAAGTGATTATTTTTGAATCCGGAATGTTTGATGTAAAATACGGGGCAAACTTATATAAACAAACAGACAGTCTGAAAAATCTCAAAAAAGCATTGTTATACGATTGGCGAATAAGTAAACAACACGAAAATTTATTTTCTTTTTTTGAAAGTCAGAAAAAAGAAAATAAAACTTTAGAATTCGGCGGTGTTGATTGTAAATTCACTTCTAAATACAGAAAAAAGTATATCAGTCAATTAGATTCTGTTCTGAACTTTTGTAAAGCTGGTATTCAGAACAATCAGTATTACTTGGAATATCGTAATATTTTGGAAAAATTCTGCAATGCAACAGGTATTAAATCTGCCCTTCCCAAACTGTCAAAAAAAGAAAAAATAAAATTTACAAAAGGGAGTGTCTTGGTACAAAACATTCTTAAAAACGCAGGACACAGTTATTTTCAAATTGTTAAATCTTATGATGAAGGTATTTTACTTTATTCAAAACTGTCAATATTGAAATTAATTTTCAGCAAAAAAACTTTAATAGAAGTAAACAATCAAAGAGATGTGCTTATGGCAGAAAATTTGAATTATTTACTGGAAAATGTTTACAAAGACAAAAAAGTTATTTTGTTTGGAGCCACATATCATTATATACGAAATAATCAGGAAATTATCCGAATAGCAAAGTTTCCCCTTCACATAGAAGAATCAATAATAATGGGGCATTTGATGCATACAAAGTATAAAAAAGATATTTATACGATTGGGTTTACTGCTTATGAAGGAAATTACGGTTCAGTAAAAGAAGGAGAATCCGGTAAGCCTGTTGAACCTGCACAAACAGGCAGTCTTGAAAAAAAGCTGGCTGATTATGGTGTCAACAACGGCATACTTCTTCTCAATTCCGGTGAAAACAAACCCGATTGGTGGTATCAAGATATTAGTATCAGACTGTTCACATACAATTCAGCAACTGCTTGTAAAGACTGGTCAAAAGTTCTTGATGCGGTATTCTTTATTAGGAAAATGAAACCCAATAATTACAAATAA